The following proteins come from a genomic window of Lytechinus pictus isolate F3 Inbred chromosome 1, Lp3.0, whole genome shotgun sequence:
- the LOC129260874 gene encoding ras-related protein Rab-32-like: MILISFSFFPLFANLFASTIQAAAGEKREHLYKVLVIGDLGVGKTSVIKRYVHQFFSQHYRATIGVDFALKVINWDADTLIRLQLWDIAGQERFGNMTRVYYKEAVGAFIVFDVTRVSTFEAVAKWKHDLDSKVQLPNGSTIPAVLLANKCDQTKEGLVNNSSQMDEYCKDKGFINWFETSAKDNINIDEAARFLVTSILANDKAINHEETEPDGDPFKLDGEKPPVEEKGACC, translated from the exons ATGATCCtcatttctttctccttttttcccctttttgccAATCTCTTTGCCTCCACCATACAGGCGGCAGCAGGTGAGAAGAGAGAGCATCTTTATAAGGTGCTGGTCATAGGAGACTTGGGAGTCGGCAAAACCAGTGTCATCAAGAGATACGTCCATCAGTTCTTCTCACAGCACTACAGAGCCACA ATTGGTGTCGACTTTGCCTTAAAAGTGATCAACTGGGATGCAGATACACTAATCAGATTACAACTATGGGATATAGCAG GTCAAGAAAGGTTCGGCAACATGACCAGAGTATACTACAAAGAAGCTGTAGGGGCTTTCATCGTCTTTGACGTGACCAGGGTGTCAACGTTTGAAGCCGTAGCCAAGTGGAAGCATGATTTAGACTCAAAAGTGCAACTCCCCAACGGCAGTACCATTCCAGCTGTCCTATTAGCTAATAAG TGTGATCAAACCAAAGAAGGCCTTGTTAATAATAGCAGTCAGATGGACGAGTACTGCAAGGATAAAGGGTTCATCAACTGGTTTGAGACATCGGCCAAAGACAACATCAACATTGATGAAGCTGCAAGGTTTCTAGTCACCAGT ATCCTAGCCAACGACAAAGCAATAAACCACGAGGAGACTGAACCAGATGGGGATCCTTTCAAGTTAGATGGTGAAAAACCACCGGTGGAAGAGAAGGGGGCGTGTTGCTGA
- the LOC135155297 gene encoding CMP-N-acetylneuraminate-poly-alpha-2,8-sialyltransferase-like, giving the protein MRFLRINTSEQVKSNESEPNNTPTGRLKRPRKHSDCVTWQENCAIVGNSGILLGSECGDVIDSAQYVIRLNLADVGERFQHDVGSKIDVMTMNHEQMSLLTSCIPSSRGRKPSKNCNDLMKGMNIFKQHNRTLWFFKTCSFIEEIKEVLGLIHVKKGWDFRFAYSPGFPMKAAKRLLGVRIPSSGFAAYVAATQFCREISLYGFYPFNQTGGASILNHYYDKQRRSGAKDP; this is encoded by the exons ATGCGATTCCTACGGATAAACACATCAGAGCAAGTAAAGTCTAATGAATCCGAACCAAACAATACTCCAACCGGCCGATTAAAACGACCTCGAAAACATTCTGATTGTGTTACATGGCAGGAGAACTGCGCAATCGTCGGGAACTCGGGCATTCTATTGGGCAGCGAGTGTGGTGACGTCATCGATTCTGCGCAGTACGTCATCCGACTGAATTTGGCTGACGTTGGCGAGAGATTCCAACATGACGTTGGCTCCAAGATTGACGTCATGACAATGAATCATGAGCAGATGTCATTGCTAACATCATGTATACCATCATCCCGTGGAAGAAAACCATCCAAGAACTGTAATGATCTGATGAAAGGAATGAACATATTCAAGCAACATAACAGAACCCTTTGGTTCTTCAAAACGTGTTCTTTTATTGAGGAAATAAAGGAGGTGTTGGGTCTAATTCATGTGAAGAAGGGATGGGATTTTAGGTTCGCATACAGTCCGGGATTTCCCATGAAAGCAGCGAAAAG GTTACTTGGAGTGCGAATCCCATCATCTGGCTTTGCTGCGTATGTCGCAGCCACCCAATTCTGCCGGGAGATCTCTCTGTACGGGTTCTACCCGTTCAACCAGACAGGAGGAGCGTCCATCTTAAATCATTATTATGACAAACAACGTAGATCAGGCGCGAAG gatccataa